GGAAAGCGAAAGTGCGTTACTGTCAAACATGTTCTATACGTTCAACCCTTCAAACCAGTGACCAGCTGAATTTTCATGTCTTTGTGTTTCcattaaagttttgattttaatCATAGATAGTATTATAAAAATCAGTTTCGAGGCAGAAAGttcgttattttttatttaaactgatTTCATACGCTAAGGAGGGAGAACAGGAAGTGCCATTACTTGCCAAACAGGATTTCTATATTTAATCCTTCAATCTAGCAGATTAGGTTCGATCTTTCAGTTATTTACCAGTCTTGTGCAATTGAGTTTCTTGTGTTATTTTTTAAGAGTAGCCATTTAGCAATATTTATACCTTCTAAATTTCAAGCCTACTAATGGGGAGTCTGCGTTTCACAGTTTCACCACGACGAGGAACAGATACatgtctgcttcttcttcttcctccacgaACCTGCTGACCAGCGAGGAGGCAAACGGCGGCGTTACAGTCCTTCCAGGTGTTGAAGACAAGTACGGTGGCGTGGTGACGGAGATAAGTCATCCCATAGATCCTTCTGCCTTCTCTGCACTTCTCCGAACCTCTCTCTCTAACTGGACTCTTCAGGTGCTcgctctctcttcttcttttcacCTCTTGTTAGATTTTCTCTGCTGGTGATGGATAGAATGatcaagaaattttttataaccGGCGGTTTCCATTTACTGGTAGTTGATAGTTAGATGGAAATGATTTTGTGTGTACGGAATATGAGATTGATACCAATTTATTGCATAGAATCATTGCAAAAGTTGGGGTAATAAAGTGTGGATGTCACTCTCTTCTTGAAAATGAGTGTATTCTAATGCGGTCCAGAGAGACACTTTGTTACTTTTGCGGCGAAGTGTATTCTCTTTTCTCATAAAGACAATGTGGAAAATGTATTAAACCCTTGCTCTCTCCACTTATCTAGTGCGGAACAGATTCGGGTTTCATGTCCTTCGGTTCTAAAGATTTTGGTCTGGCTTGAATAAccaaatttttgtttgttataatTTGGTTCCAAACGGATCGGTTCTTTATATATGAATCTATCAGAAAGTAATAAAAACATGTGAACTGTATtgaaattgtatatatattcgaGTTATATAAATTGTAATTTTGAGTATTAGTTTATTATAAGTAGGAAGTATTATTATAACTGTTATTTTAAGCTGTGTacttatattttagataatccGGTTCGTATGTTCCAATTTGATAAGTATGATAGCTTGTTTACAAACATTTTCGTGCATGCAGGGAAAGAAAGGAGTATGGATCAAACTGCCGAGGCATCTTATTGGTCTTGCTGAAACTGCTGTTAAGGTGTTGTGAACATGATGCATTAACCTGCAATCATGTTTATGAAAACTCCATTTTGTACATATAACAAAAACTGGTTCTGTTTCATATGAGTAGGAAGGGTTCTGGTTTCATCACGCGGAGAAGGACTACTTGATGCTTGTGTATTGGATTCCCAAAGACGACAATACGCTTCCTTTTAATGCATCTCACCGTGTTAGCATCGCTGCCTTTGTCATTAACCACAAGAAAGAGGTGTGGTTGAGATTATATTTTCAGTGTCTTTTTCTAGAACATCTCCAAGACTGATCACATCTCTGTTTGAACCCAAAGGTGCTAGTGGTTCAAGAGAAGACAGGAAGAACTAAAGGCAAAGGTATCTGGAAGTTCCCCACCGGAGTAGTCAATGAGGTTGCTGCTCTTCTTATTAAATCCCATTACATTACATGGTTGGGTTCCTCTCTGATGCTTTGTGTTGACTCAGGGTGAATACATCCATGATGGTTCGGTCAGAGAGGTGAAAGAAGAGACCGGGGTAAACCTTTTCTTCATGCATTATCATTGCATTTTTACATGAGACCAAGAGCTAATTAATCATGGATCATAATGTTTTTAGGTGGATACTGAATTTGTTCAAGTATTGGCGTTCAGGTTCCAACTCTCCAACCATATCATCTGATTGTTTAATACTAACTCTGACTCCTGTCTGTTTTAAATACTGGCAGACAGACCCACAAAACATTCTTTGAAAAGTCAAATTTGTTCTTCGTGTGCATGCTAAAGCCCCTTTCTTTTGAGATCAATGCACAGGAGTCAGAGATAGAGGCAGCTCAGGTAACACATTTCCCTTTTCAATGACTCTTTAATCTCTACCATCTAAACACTCGCAAACCTGTTCCTGAAAATGCCTGATAGTGGATGCCATGGGAGGAATACACCAAGCAACCATTCGTACAGAACCATGAGCTACTAAGGTACATGACAGACATTTGCTCTGCAAAAACCAACGGAGACTACGAAGGCTTCACTACTATCCCCGTCTCTGAACATGATCAACAAGGCAACTTGTACTTCAACTCCCGCGACCTCCTTCCCCGCCATTAAGCTTCTTTCTCACAACAACCAAAGCAAGTCCTCACAGTGTTACCCAAAGCTGGTTTCTTTGTTGTCTCTCTATCTAAGCGCATCATGACACTTGAATAATGTTAACTCTCTCACCAAAACCatcctaaataaaaaaaaaaatttacattcaATAGTTAATTACAAGATTAAACGGTGCAGATCGATCCGTTACATAGCCGCAAAGTAAATGCACATCTGATATTAGTACATAACCAACATGACACTTAAATAGAAACGAAGGCTTATTCACTTAAGTAAATCATGCATGAACAAAGCATTTCCCTCTTCCTATCTTTATGTATTATTCATCTGGTGAGAACATAACCGAAGTTAACAGGTCTTGTTATGTTCCATAAACTAATGGAATTGTAATCTCCACTTTGTCACGTTTAGTAGTTGTTGTGATGTAGTATAGTtggtttcattattttattgtgTATATAAAGACATTTGCAGAGATGCATGGAATTTGTCATCTTCAGCTAGCGTCTTAGTTGGTGGAACTTCAATTCTCCAGTTCATCCGCCTACCAGAAGCTTGGCGCGCCTAAATGCAACTCAACATATattgttatgaacttatgagtGTGAGACCTGTGGGCTGTGGTTAAATAGCTACATGGCTTGGAGATCATTTGAGCATGTGGAAGTGACGCATAACATACAAATTGGTATACAAACAAAGAGAAGAATGTTCAGTATTAGCGTAGGGTCATTTGAATTTTGATGGATCCAGCTTATATTAACTTGGTTTTAATCAGCTTAGGGAAACAAGCTTAGATTGTGAAAACAAGTGACATGAATCACTAAGTTCCATAATAGCAAGCACAGACAAAAGCAGGACTAACACATAACAGTCTCAAGTCTCAACTCAAAAGTATGATTTTCTAAGCGCATGATTAATTAACAGATAATCACCAGCTCCAGCTCTGTTAAGCTTCTAATGATATACTTAATGAGCCAAGATATTCGCTGCTCGAATATAAAAGCCTTTAAAGTAAATGGACCTGTAAATAGATAAGGTTCGTTTGGCCCAACTCTTTTTCagtatttaatttttagaaaatgtgGTTTGGTCAacaaaaccttaaacccaatgAATAGTGCTGACTCCATAAGACTAGATACGCCACCACGTGGCGTCGACCAAACCCACAAAGGTAAAATCTCTAGGCTTAAGTGTTTGAAAGCTAAAATGTGGGTGAGACTTGAGAGAGTATAGTTGGGGGTAGGCTTGATTCTTTGTTTCCCACTCCATCGCAAATTGTAGCTTATagataaactaattaataaagaaaaaggaGGAACGTCACATTACATACACAAACGTAGCACCAAATCCAATTTAATACTTGATGAAGTTAAATGAAAGAGTAGGCGAACCACTCAGTAATTGCTTCCAAGTGccgtctctctttctctttcaacgACGGTTGATTGATTCATTTCAAAGATTGACCTATCTCATCTAAGGTCAgccattaataaaaatttctatatctaattagaaaattatataattataaaaatgaaaaagactGCCGTACAGAGCTGTGTTACCTGAAGCCACGCAAAGAGTCTCTCTCCCCACCTTAAATACATCCTCTTCTTTAACTCCTTATATATAGTGATTAAACATGCTTCTTCCATTTCTTAAAcagaaagtaaatatttaaaatgggAAGCTTATTCATCCTACGTTGCTTCTTgttattcttcttcttgtttcaaGGAGCGTTTGCAGCTGCAGGGAAGATATGGAGCAGAACAGAGATGGTGGAGATGGCTGGCTACGGTGAACAAAAACTCTCCTCCGTGATCATCACCGGATCTCTTCTATGCGACAACACTTCGCGTCCTCACCTTCCCTCTATAGCTATTCCAGGTACCCTACCTATTCACGAGTCTCTCTATATGTTTTATTCTTCTATCAGAATACTTAACATGATTAATCAATCCTCACAGGCGCCACTGTTGCCATCAAGTGCCACACTGGTTACAAAAGGAGATCCAAATGGATTAAAGCTGTTACTGATGATTTGGGAGAGTTTGAAATCGATCTCCCTTCCCAACTCCACGCAATCCCCGACATGGAAAACACGTGCGTCGTTAAGCCAGTACATGTCCCTAAGCTATATAGATGCAATCACAGGTCGAGCAATACACACAAACGCATCAACCTTGTTTCCTCTACCAACGGCTTCCGAGTCTACACCTCAGGGAAGATCAAGTTACAGGGTCACAGTTCAAGATCATAGCAAGCTGCATGGTGtcaatattttaaactaaagatttaaaaattaaacagtATAATTTCTTGTTTAGCTGGCGCTTCAGTCACAGAACCGAGTTAGAGTCTCTCTCTACATTGTTATTCATGTTTCTACATTGTTGTTGATGTTTCCCACTATGTAATTAAGAACGATGGTTGCATCATATGTGTAAAGGTTCTCATGAGATTGATACAAAACAGCAGTGTGGTCACATTTGAATATTTGAGATGAAATGTAACAGCAAAGACACAAATGAAATTTTGCTGATGTCTCTAGAGTTTGATcaacagaaggatgaaactctGAGGCAAGTCAGGACTCTGACGCTTTGGGGTGAGTTTCAGAGACAATGTAGGTAGCAATATCAGCACAACAAGTAAGGTTATCAGCTTTATCATCAGGGAGAAATGAGAGACTCTGATAGATAGAGAGAAGAAGCAGAGGATAGAGAATAGTAATCTTTCTGCAGGCTGGTTGAAAACCTATTTGGgctttagattttttaataagGGCCAATTAGTTTTAATGGAAACATAACATAACTATTAATGAGGCTTTTcattaaaaaagaagaacataAGCATTGTGAGCTTATGGGGCTCAGTTCTTATCAAATCTTTTATTCCCGATTTAGCAAGGCTGCTTAATATACGACGTAGGGTACTAGTAGAAAAACCTTTTACCtgagagcatgattattggaggtTCTTAGGATGTAGTtcttatcaaaatataaaaatctgtctcttaatttttaactaaaaaaactaagaatcggttcttaaataagatatttaaaaaccgattcttaatttttttagttaaaagttaaaaaacggATTTTTATATTATGCTAATAATTCCACTTTAAGAACTTCCTAATAATCATGTTCTGAGAGATCATTAGTAAACATGCTATAAGCCTAAGGTAAGTATTAGGGTTTTTGGAGGATATTCAGTTGTTCAGTCGCATTAGATTTAAACATTTGCTCAATACGCTTTAATCCGAGAATCTAGTGGGTAATacgaattataaaaatgttggACTAGCAAATAAAATTAGATGATGTACCATCtatgaaaatgttttaaaaatagatgATGAACTATGTGATGCATAAAACGGTGGTGGACATTTGACCTGTACAAAAATTACATCACcaagaaataaacaaagaacatagataatatacatattccTTTTGAGTAAAcgataaattttctaaaacctaTATGATAATTGGACCTGGAGAATGGAGAATGGTCTATAAATCACATGTTGCATCTATTCATAATGAATAAAGATGAATGAAAAGTAAGCATTTGAAAGTTGGTAATTGTTATTTGGATGCTTTGTGTACTTGAAACATatcttcctttttcttttttgaaacataTCTTCCACTTGGTGATTGAGTTAACTTTAATATCATTTCATTACTAAACTAATATTTGTTTAAAGCAATATATGTACAATAAAATTCGTGGGATGCCAATCTTTATCGTCATCAACCATTCCCCCCATGTTATTGCCCACGTTGATTCCCACAAaagctttttataaaaaaacttttcaTGCCATCTTCATTTTATAGTAAAGCTCAATCAAATTATTGTCTATAAATCACATGTTGCATCTAATCATAATGATCAACGAACCATGCCTTGCCATTTGTTcgatgaaaacaaataaaataaaataaaatcatttgaccttacaaaataaatggaaacaaaagaaaaagagaatttGTACTCCCTACACACCAAATATTCCCTATTTGCATTCCATACACTATATCCCTCCAATTTTTTTCTCCCCATCATTACCATTTTCCCCCTATTCTATGGTATCTCACCCTTTTTGGTATATTCAGCAAATTAGCtcaaagaaaaatctaaaaagttTGAGTCAGAAAGAAATAGTCTATTAGTAGGAAGATATCAGGATAAACCCGTAATAACGCTGATTTCATTTTATGATGCTCTTCTTAATAATCAtcattttatagattttgaatatcaaaaatattctaaattctTAAAGAGGCCAAGATTTTTTAAAAGGTTGCAGACGTTGGTACACACTACAAAACCATTACCAAAACGTCGTTAATATGTAATTCTTCTTTGAGCTATAAATtacaaaagagaagaaagataaagACGAAAATGCCATCGTCtctataaaaaaagaaacaaaaaaaaaacgtaagaAGGAGcttctctttccttttccaCTTCTCATCTGCTCtgcacaaactccatccatttttctttcctctttgcccatttcaaaactaaaacaGTCAATCCTTTCTTTTATTATTGgacaaaaatcaaaaaaaacaaaaagagagagagagagggctCTCTCGCCCTCTGATTGATTATAAAAGCTTCATCCTCTCAAAGCTTTAGGATTTCAATCTCCTCTCTTCTCCGTTTTCTTAAACTTTCGGTAATCTAAAAGCTTCTTAATCCTCCATCATGGGTTTTTGATTTCTTCCTCCAAGCTTCCACCTTTTTGATCCACACTGTGTTTCTCTTTTGC
This genomic interval from Brassica napus cultivar Da-Ae chromosome A6, Da-Ae, whole genome shotgun sequence contains the following:
- the LOC106397419 gene encoding nudix hydrolase 2-like codes for the protein MSASSSSSTNLLTSEEANGGVTVLPGVEDKYGGVVTEISHPIDPSAFSALLRTSLSNWTLQGKKGVWIKLPRHLIGLAETAVKEGFWFHHAEKDYLMLVYWIPKDDNTLPFNASHRVSIAAFVINHKKEVLVVQEKTGRTKGKGIWKFPTGVVNEGEYIHDGSVREVKEETGVDTEFVQVLAFRQTHKTFFEKSNLFFVCMLKPLSFEINAQESEIEAAQWMPWEEYTKQPFVQNHELLRYMTDICSAKTNGDYEGFTTIPVSEHDQQGNLYFNSRDLLPRH
- the LOC106399669 gene encoding uncharacterized protein LOC106399669 codes for the protein MGSLFILRCFLLFFFLFQGAFAAAGKIWSRTEMVEMAGYGEQKLSSVIITGSLLCDNTSRPHLPSIAIPGATVAIKCHTGYKRRSKWIKAVTDDLGEFEIDLPSQLHAIPDMENTCVVKPVHVPKLYRCNHRSSNTHKRINLVSSTNGFRVYTSGKIKLQGHSSRS